In one Melopsittacus undulatus isolate bMelUnd1 chromosome 4, bMelUnd1.mat.Z, whole genome shotgun sequence genomic region, the following are encoded:
- the SAMD15 gene encoding sterile alpha motif domain-containing protein 15, giving the protein MEQRLGTAGPEPPCPFLAWSAEEVAQWVGKLGFPQYEECFRANGISGRRLILVNCSNLPAIGVKDFSHIKEISRHVRELLGTEEPAFSRSIALPYRDNMGLFLERKSSSGKKADALTFSQFIKEAGLEPYTTVPTLQKAQTGVETDTLPASQGTQRQD; this is encoded by the exons ATGGAGCAGAGACTGGGGACTGCTGGGCCGGAGCCCCCCTGCCCCTTCCTCGCCTGGAGCGCCGAGGAAGTGGCCCAGTGGGTGGGGAAGCTCGGCTTCCCCCAGTACGAG GAATGCTTCAGGGCCAACGGCATCAGCGGCCGCCGACTCATCCTCGTGAACTgctccaacctccctgccataggAGTCAAGGACTTCAGCCACATAAAG GAGATTTCACGACATGTACGAGAGCTGCTAGGGACTGAGGAGCCTGCCTTCAGCAGATCCATTGCCCTCCCATACAGAGACAACATGGGTCTCTTTTTGGAGCGAAAGTCTTCGtcaggaaagaaagcagatgcCCTCACGTTTTCACAGTTTATCAAAGAAGCAGGACTAGAGCCCTATACTACAGTTCCTACTTTGCAAAAAGCCCAGACTGGGGTAGAAACAGATACCCTCCCTGCATCACAAGGCACCCAGAGGCAGGATTAG